From the genome of bacterium:
TAACCGATTACTTACTTTATAATTTCGTGAAGCCCTATTATTTCAGAAGTTACTCTGGCTTCTGACGATTTAATATTCATCCACGACTATGGTGATATGACTTGTTCTTTTACAAATTCGATAAGCCCTACCCATAGCGCGTGGTTGAATTCGTTTTAAAGTAGGTCCCTGGTCAACAAAGGCATTTTTGACATATAAATTACCTACCTGGACATTTATTCCTTTTTGTCTGGCATTAGCGATAGCTGAATGCAATATTTTTTGAACTATGCGGCAGGCTTTTTTAGTCGTAAATTTAAGCATATTAGTCGCCTGTTCCACTGGTTTACCCTGAATAAGGGTAGTTACCTGCCTTGCCTTTCTTGGTGAAATACGCATATATTTAGCCTTTGCTTTTGCTTCCATGATATTATCTCCATTGAAAGTAGTCCGTGCAGAGTGAAACTCTTTATTCTTCACTGTCTACTTTACTTCCTTATTTCAATGCTCGTGATTTTTCCGTATGAGAGCCGTGACTCCTAAATGTTCGAGTCAGAGCGAATTCTCCCAGTTTATGTCCAACCATATTTTCCGTGATATAGACCGGAATAAATTTTTTGCCATTATGAATGGCTAATGTATATCCGACAAATTCTGGGGAAATAGTTGAGCGTCTTGCCCAGGTTTTGATTACCTTTTTTTCCCCTGATTCATTCATCTTTTTAATCTTATCCATTAATTTAGCATCAATATAAGGTCCTTTTTTAATTGAGCGTCCCATCAGATTTATTTACCTCTTCTTTTAACAATAAATTTCTGGGTTCTTTTATTTTGTCTTGTGCGATAACCTTTCGTTGGTTTCCCCCATGGACTCACCGGATGTCTTCCTCCTGATGTTTTTCCTTCACCGCCACCGAGTGGGTGGTCAACAGGATTCATCGTAACCCCGCGATTATGAGGTCTTTTACCCAGCCAGCGAGTTCTCCCTGCTTTGCCAATACTAATATTTTCATGTTCTACATTTCCTACCTGTCCAATAGTTGCCATACAATCCACATGGACTAATCGAACTTCACCAGAAGGAAGGGTAATATGTGCATAATTCCCTTCTTTAGCAGTTAATTGGGCAGAAGAACCTGCTCCTCGCGCCATTTGTCCACCTTTGCCTTTTCTTAATTCAATGTTATGAATAGTTGTTCCTGTGGGTATTGCTCGTAAGGGAAGTGCATTTCCTGGTTTAATATCCACTTCTTCACCCGCACATACCGTTTCACCTACCTTTAATCCCACTGGAGCAAGGATATACCTTTTTTCTCCATCTAAATAATGAAGTAAGGCAATATGAGCAGAGCGATTTGGGTCATATTCAATTGCCGCCACCTTTGCCTCAATCCCAAATTTATTCCGTTTAAAGTCAATTATTCTATAGAATCGTTTATGGGCACCACCACAAAACCGAACAGTTATTCTGCCTTGATTATTGCGACCACCTGAACGCGGTTTAGATATAACTAATGACTTCTGTGGTGTTTTTTTTGTAATCTCATCAAATCCTACAACACTCATTCCTCGTCTGCCAGGGGAAGTAGGATTATATTGTTTAATTGCCATAATTTTATCCCTCTTTTATGCTTCGAATGCAGATATAAGCTCTCCCTCTTTTAGAGTTACCATTGCCTTTTTAAAATCAGCTCTTCTACCCAGTGCAAATCTAACCTTTTTTGGCTTACCATATTGAATTAAGGTATTGACCTTCGTTACCTTTACGCCGAATATCTTTTCCACTGCTTTTTTAATCTCAATCTTATTAGCATTTATATCCACCTCAAAGAGATATTTATTATTCTCTCTCAAGATAGTTCCTTTTTCAGTAATAATAGGTCTTTTAATAATTTGATACGGACTAATCATTGATGAACCTCGCTTTTAAGCTATTTGTAACATTTTAGCCATCTGAAGTGAAATTCAGGTAATCAGTTATCGGTCATCAGGTTATCGGTAAAGGGAAAAGATCAATTGGTTGTTACCGATTACCTGATTACCGATTACCTTGCACTTCATTTGGGTAAATAGTTACAGCTATTTAAGCCGTTATCCTTAATCTATCTTCTAACTTAGATAATGCCCTTTTTGTGAACAGGAGTTTTTCATGCAACAGTATTTTATATGGATTCAAATTTGACGCTAAAATCATCTCAGTGCCTTTTAAATTACGGACAGATAAATATAGATTTTTATCTGGCTGGTCTAAAACAATCAACGGTTTTGTCAAATTTAAGGTTTTTAATATTTTTGCCATAATCGATGTTTTTGGTGATTCTACCTTTAAGGAATCCACAACGACTATTTTCTCATTTATGGCTTTATCAATTAATGCTGAAATAAGTGCTTTCTGGTTAATTTTATCTGGGATTTTAATTTTAAAGCTATGTGGTTTAGGTCCAAAAGCCACGCCGCCACCTTTCCAGATTGGGTTTCGACTACTTCCGACTCGTGCTCTTCCGGTGCCTTTTTGTCGCCATGGTTTTTTCCCACTTCCACTTACCTCACCACGATGTTTAATACAGGCAGTTCCATGTCGTTGATTAGCAAGATATGCCTTTACCGAGTCATAAATACAACCATTGCTTATCTCTTGATTAAATATAGTTTTGGGAAGCTCGATTTGCTCTAAAATATCCCCTTTGATATTATATAAATTAACATCCATTGTTATTTATTTCCTTTTTTGACTGCCTTTTTAATCGTTATTAGTCCTCCCCGGCGACCAGGGATAGCACCTTCAATTAACAATCTATTTTCTTTTTCATTTACCTTAATTATCTTAAGGTTTTGCATTGTTACTTGAGTTCCACCCATTCGTCCTGGAAGGCCGTGTCCTTTATAAACTCTGGAAGGAAAAGAGCTCTGGCCAATAGAGCCTGGTGCACGATGAAACATTGACCCATGCGACTTCTTTCCACCTGTCCAACCATAGCGTTTAACCACACCAGTAAATCCTTTTCCTTTGGATATTCCAGTTACATCAACATAATCGCCTGCTTTAAAAATATCAACTTTTAGCTCTTGACCTACCTGATAATTATCAATATCTGTAATTCTAAATTCTCGTAAATACCGTTTAACTTTAACTGCCGCATTTTTAAAGTGTCCAGCAACGGGTTTATTAATTTTACTCTGTTTTACATCCCCAAAACCTAATTGTAGGCTATCATATCCTTCTTTATCTTTGGTTTTCTTCTGGACAATAATACATGGCCCAACCTCAAGCACTGTTACTGGAATAACATCTCCACTATTAGCATCGAATACTTGCGACATCTTTATTTTCTTACCTATAAGTCCTGTGGACATTATAATCCTCCATATTGGTAATTAGTTACCAATTTCTACATTATAATTTAATTTCTACATCTACACCTGCGGGTAAATTTATCTTCATTAAAGCCGATACGGTATCAACCGTTGGTTCTAAAATATCCAGTAATCTTTTGTGAATGCGCATCTCAAATTGTTCTCTGGACTTTTTATCTACATGAGGGGAGCGTAAAACAGTCCATTTGCTTATTTTTACTGGTAGAGGTATCGGTCCTGATACCTTTGCCCCGCTTCTTTTGGCTGTAGATATAATCTCTTTTGCCGACTGATCTAACAGCCTATGGTCATACGCCTTCAGTCTAATCCTAATTTTTTGTGCCATTTAACACCTCGTTGATAATCAGAGGTCAGAAATCAGATTTTAAAGGTAATACCTTCTTTTCTGTCTTATATCCTCTGTTTATGCAATCACCTCAGTCACTACACCTGCTCCTACGGTATGTCCACCTTCTCGAATGGCAAATCGAACCTCTTTCTCCATCGCAATCGGTGTGATTAATTCGACCGTCATATTCACATTGTCTCCTGGCATTACCATCTCTATCCCTTCTGGCAATTCTATTGCCCCAGTTACATCTGTGGTCCGAAAATAAAATTGAGGTCGATACCCTTTAAAAAATGGTGTATGTCTGCCACCCTCTTCCTTTTTCAATACATATACCTCTGCCTTGAACTTCGTATGTGGTGTTATTGTCCCTGGTGCCGCAATTACCTGTCCTCGCTCTATCTTCTCTTTATCTATCCCTCGTAATAATAACCCAATATTATCTCCTGCCTCTCCCTGGTCTAATGTCTTCCTGAACATCTCAACCCCTGTAACAACTGATGTCTGCGTCGGTTTTATCCCTACTATTTCTACCGCATCCCCTGTCTTTATCACCCCTCGTTCTGCTCTACCTGTTGCCACTGTCCCTCGGCCAGTAATCGAAAATACATCCTCCACTGCCAATAAAAATGGCTTATCCTTCTCTCGCTTCGGAAGGGGTATATATGTATCTATCGCCTCCATCAAATTATGTATTGCCCCACAATGAGGACATTCTTTCT
Proteins encoded in this window:
- the rplV gene encoding 50S ribosomal protein L22, whose translation is MEAKAKAKYMRISPRKARQVTTLIQGKPVEQATNMLKFTTKKACRIVQKILHSAIANARQKGINVQVGNLYVKNAFVDQGPTLKRIQPRAMGRAYRICKRTSHITIVVDEY
- the rplB gene encoding 50S ribosomal protein L2; translation: MAIKQYNPTSPGRRGMSVVGFDEITKKTPQKSLVISKPRSGGRNNQGRITVRFCGGAHKRFYRIIDFKRNKFGIEAKVAAIEYDPNRSAHIALLHYLDGEKRYILAPVGLKVGETVCAGEEVDIKPGNALPLRAIPTGTTIHNIELRKGKGGQMARGAGSSAQLTAKEGNYAHITLPSGEVRLVHVDCMATIGQVGNVEHENISIGKAGRTRWLGKRPHNRGVTMNPVDHPLGGGEGKTSGGRHPVSPWGKPTKGYRTRQNKRTQKFIVKRRGK
- a CDS encoding 50S ribosomal protein L23, whose amino-acid sequence is MISPYQIIKRPIITEKGTILRENNKYLFEVDINANKIEIKKAVEKIFGVKVTKVNTLIQYGKPKKVRFALGRRADFKKAMVTLKEGELISAFEA
- the rplD gene encoding 50S ribosomal protein L4, translating into MDVNLYNIKGDILEQIELPKTIFNQEISNGCIYDSVKAYLANQRHGTACIKHRGEVSGSGKKPWRQKGTGRARVGSSRNPIWKGGGVAFGPKPHSFKIKIPDKINQKALISALIDKAINEKIVVVDSLKVESPKTSIMAKILKTLNLTKPLIVLDQPDKNLYLSVRNLKGTEMILASNLNPYKILLHEKLLFTKRALSKLEDRLRITA
- the rplC gene encoding 50S ribosomal protein L3 yields the protein MSTGLIGKKIKMSQVFDANSGDVIPVTVLEVGPCIIVQKKTKDKEGYDSLQLGFGDVKQSKINKPVAGHFKNAAVKVKRYLREFRITDIDNYQVGQELKVDIFKAGDYVDVTGISKGKGFTGVVKRYGWTGGKKSHGSMFHRAPGSIGQSSFPSRVYKGHGLPGRMGGTQVTMQNLKIIKVNEKENRLLIEGAIPGRRGGLITIKKAVKKGNK
- the rpsS gene encoding 30S ribosomal protein S19, whose protein sequence is MGRSIKKGPYIDAKLMDKIKKMNESGEKKVIKTWARRSTISPEFVGYTLAIHNGKKFIPVYITENMVGHKLGEFALTRTFRSHGSHTEKSRALK
- the rpsJ gene encoding 30S ribosomal protein S10; its protein translation is MAQKIRIRLKAYDHRLLDQSAKEIISTAKRSGAKVSGPIPLPVKISKWTVLRSPHVDKKSREQFEMRIHKRLLDILEPTVDTVSALMKINLPAGVDVEIKL
- a CDS encoding EF-Tu/IF-2/RF-3 family GTPase — its product is KECPHCGAIHNLMEAIDTYIPLPKREKDKPFLLAVEDVFSITGRGTVATGRAERGVIKTGDAVEIVGIKPTQTSVVTGVEMFRKTLDQGEAGDNIGLLLRGIDKEKIERGQVIAAPGTITPHTKFKAEVYVLKKEEGGRHTPFFKGYRPQFYFRTTDVTGAIELPEGIEMVMPGDNVNMTVELITPIAMEKEVRFAIREGGHTVGAGVVTEVIA